TTATTTCTTGATTGGCACCACAACCAGGATAATCTACTTATAGAGAGAAAGTATATTAATGtatgattcaaaaaaaaaaaaaaaaaagtataatgtATATTGAACTTACTTTAGAATCAAGGATCAGATCGGATACTACAAGATGTTACAGTACTAGTTAATTAATTAACGAGACCCTTACATTTGCCCATTGGAACTTCGGAAGAggcattaatttaaaaaagaagatGCAAATGCAATGTATCAAGATGAATAATCATTGTAGACAACAGAATCAACCCAAAGATATCCCTCACGTTTGGCGTACTAAACTTGTAATTATTCAATCTTTATCTTCTTCCaatttgatttgtgttttgtcCCCTTAACGTACGGCACATATACaacttttgatttgattttctaAGTAGAACATGCGATAAAACATTGactaacaattttttaaatgtaagtATTTGCAAGTGATATTTATAATGCGAAAGCTAATAATTCACACTTGCGAGATACACAGTCGGTGTGGTGATCTGGATGTGTATATTAGCTTCAAAATATGATTTCTTTCTGAATGATGGTGACATTATTTGGAatatcaaaagaagaaaaatttgtACAGATGTTTCTTCCGTTGATGCTAAGTTCTATTGCATGTTCAACACAGTCAGAAGGCTGGAGTTCGTGAGAAGATTCGTACATAGTCTACAAGCCATAATGGAGGTTTCGTGTTCCTTGGCCTTCATCGTGACATACAACTTTGTATTGCTTATATGAAAGATCCAAAATATTATGGGAGGATAAAACACATCAAAAGTAATATATAAACTTTTGAGAGACTACATTGTGGTAAAGAAAGAGGTAATCATTAACTATATACACAGAATTATAGTTGACCCATTTACTAAGCTCTTCttaaaaatgtttatcttgCTCATATTTGAACTTTATTTGTGTAGAATTTGATGAATATACTAATAGAATTGTGCCACacattgtattttattttgatgttttCTGAAGATACTTCAAacattatagatatttttatggGAAAGAAAGTGAATCTGCCATATGGGAAAGGGAATCTGCTTTATggtaaaataatcaatttatagAAAACTCTACAAGAAATTCAGAATGATGATTCAAATATACATGAGGAAGTTATGGAGattactaaaaataaataaaagaagctTATCAGGATAAAGAACTCTATTGAGAAgtgagaacttttttttttttttttttgaacactcaGAAGTGAGAACATAAAAGCAAAATATATGGCATACAAAGGTGAccgaaaaatacaaaattttactaggttttaaaaaacaaagacgcatcaaaaataaaataatcggTTTATACAACCGAAGATGGTAACTGGGTTACTTCAGAATTCGAGGTGGAAGAAGTGGCGGTTAAGTACTTCAATGATTTACTTAAGTCTACATTCTGATTTTCAGAATTTCTTAGAGGAGATTACTGcaaaccaaaatattatacttACTTCGAATGATTCAGAAGAGGAGATCCGTGTGGCTTTATTTTTGAAAGATGTGTAGTCTCAACATCTGTTGAGTGATTTGCATGCCATCCCATTGATCCGATTGTGCGTTCTGATTAATATAtcctttttaaaatttccaTCAATGGAAAATAACACATTCGTTTGTAtgaaactggaactcttctacTTATCTTCTGATAGTAAGGTTTCTGACAAAATTTACAATAAATCATATAACTATTGATGTATTCTATCATCTGATATGGTAAACTAAGACCATCTACAAGTTTTTGAACCTCGCAATATGAACCAGATAAAAATTTATCCTCATATAGAATACTTCTCACAAAATCTACAATTGTGTCCATGCATTattcaactaaattataatcCGTCTCTACGGCCATCAATCTACTTGAAtaataaagctgaatgaccatttCTGTACAATGGTCGTTTTGCTGCATCTATTTGCTGCATCTAACATATAAAGAAACGTGTGGGTGACTTTGAGACAGACGTTGTTGAAACAGACGTCTGGGGTTGCGTTGGAGGAGATAAAGCTCAAGTTTATTGACACGTCGTCCAATGGTGGACATGGTCGTTTCCAGACTTCTGAAGAAAAGGCCAAGTTCTATGGTAGAGTCATCAaggattagattttttttgtttgtttttcaaaccccataaaaaaaactttgtttctAGTCTCTTTCTTTGTTGGTAGTTGTTTTTTTGACGTTTCATCCTCTTCCGTTTTGGTTTAATGTgactttgattttgttttatttttgtcaatcGATTCATTTTGAAAGGTTAAAACAATCTTTAATcatatttcatttgtttttttttagaaactatAAAAAGCAACAAAAGATTAAGTCAGTCTCAGATCTCAGTGTATTCTGCCTCTGGAGTTCTTTGGCTTTCCATCTCCTCTCTGATTTTGGTCCTAAGAAGCTCTTCTACTTCAGTCCCGGTGGCTGGTTTGTTGGTGCTTGGTTTGGGTTCCTCCAATGGCCTTATTACTGCTCTTTTATGGGTTTCGTTGTCTCCCGTCGCAGTCACTGTATGTTTTACCTCATAGCTTGTCAATCTGGTTGTAGCTTCGTGCACGGGTTGCTCGGCCCTCATCACCACCTCATGCTTCATTCATCTCCCAACAATCCAGGTTGTATTTCTGAGATTTTCAAACTTATTCACTGGTGTTGTGTTGATTGTTTTGGAGTGTTCTCCTGGTCTGTCCCTAACCTTGGTGCAGCCATTTAGTGCAGTATGCAGTCTCCTTACTGCTTTATCCAGTTATGCATGTGTTAATTGAAGTACTTTTGTATTCTGTTGTGTCAGCTTGATAGAGTTATGTCTGTTGGGTCTTGTTTGTCGACATTTACTGCCCTCTTTCCTCCTCTATGAAGTGTGTTTCCATTCCAATTTCATCATCTACTTTAAGTGGTTTTGTTTCAGGAATTAAAACGTTTAAGATTAGAGATACTTCAGATATTGAAGTTCTAAGCACAGGCTTATCAAAATGATGTTCAATCGCCTATGTGTGTGTAGCCATTTCAAGGATTGTCAATTGTGCACTTGCTGCTGTTTCAATCTCAGGAATTATATCACTGAATGTGGTCTTTAATTCTCAAGGCTTACTTTCACTTTGCAGCTTGGTTGTTGAGACTAAATGACCTCTCCACGCCATTAgttgtttaaatgttttgtatgCTTCTATCCTTCTTTgctttattgtaatttttttttgtttggtcaggATGACTTTGTTATCATGTTCTGTAAACATTTTTACTTAAATGGAaagtaaaaatctataaaatttgaggtttgtccaaaaaaaaaaaaaaaaaattaagtcagTTCATTAATTCTCAGAATATATCTTGTAATTGTCGATCTGTATAATCTCTTTTTATAGAAGAAAACTGTATGATCTTACAGACGCGTAGAAGAAAGTGACAAGATATTCAAATTGTTGGATTAGATTCGTACTGTGTTTCTTTGGATTTGGTTTTAGGAAGTGCTAGTTTATGCTTGGGCTATGGCTGAACAGGTGTTAAGACTGCTCCTCTGCTCAATATTAAAAGTACAGTagaatatctataaattaataatgttgagactttaaaattttattaatttatagaaatattaatttacaaaagcttcctcatttatattttttattttaagaaatatttattctaagataaaaaaatatttgattttagtgtatagacattaattattattttttttgaaatttcacatttatattaattttattatactatttggtgtatataatatatatcgcataaaacttaaatatgattttagatataatattactaaatctcatcaaaaatatattaagtgttaagaaaatataaagataattctatggtaaatataaaacaaacaataaaaaagtaggttcttacttatataaaatatgtatatataaaaattattaatttataattttagtgggaccatatatttacatagaattttctgaaaaattattatcttattattttatcgatttgtgtcaaattttgaaccggtccAAGTTGGGACCggcgaaatttattaatttttagagattattaatttatcgagtattaatttatagaggttcaaCTGTAGATTTCATTTTCTGATAATATTCTATTATCCAAATTGAATGAGCACTCTTATTATAAAGTGAATTTGCTGCTGGAACTGCGATGAATGACAACAAACAATAATAGATGACGAAAAATATGAGAGGATTTATTGAAAGAGAAACATAACATTAGAAGGAATATCCAACATTTATTTGAATGGATGAATTAAAAATCTGAGACACTAGCATTGTCTGGTGGTACATATATAAATCTAACACTAACATCAAAACTGGCATCTCCAGACGCAATTTAGGAAAATAACGGTTCTCACGCAACACTCTTTTGAGCCAAAATTATGCAAGAATCTTGTCAAAAGACAGTTTTGTCTCTAGTCTCTACCACCACTAACTGATGCGTTGGTTGCATATCTCAGCCAAGAACATTCACACCTGCACAATAATATTTACAACATTATTAAGGGTTTATTGAAGATTTGCAACATTGATCACCAGGTTGATGTGATGAATGGTCAAAGATTAAGAAGGTAAGAAGAGGGGTCACTTACGTGCTTGGAGCCGCGTTATTAAGGTAAGGGCCGTAAGGCAACAAGTCTACGGTTAAGACTTGTGTGAAAACGTGATATTCTCGTCTTTCTCGAGATTTCAGTGCTACTAGGAGTAGTTTTATCATTGTCAAGCCCATTTGGATTCAGTTTTGGTTTCTTCTGCTTGCTTCTATACAAAAGATCTGATGTATTTGGTTCATACTTGACCTAATAACAATTTGGAAACTCTCATTAACTCATATTCACATTGAATAAACCAGAAAAAAACTATAGATAAGACAGATTCACAAGGCAGTATGTAATTAATTACCTTGGAAGAACTGCAACACATCTTACATTCAACCTCGTTGATAATCTTCAATCCTTCCATGGCACGCGACATCCCTGAAGATTCATCTGGACCGCTCATTTTCGCCTTGTTCCTGAAGACAGTTAAGTTTAAATACACTTTGCACAACTATAGACAAAAGAGTTGAAGCTCTTATAATAACCCAACCTCTTAAGAAACAGACCAGGCTTTTCTTCATCAGGTACAAGCGAAAGAAACTCATTCTGAAGATAATTAGCAAAACCTGGTTCCACTGCTACAGCTGTAACTTCCGGCTGGTCATTCCCGCTGTTCATAAGTTGAATCGCCAGACGGGTCTGTGCAGATGACTGCAAGGATAACATTAGCATGTGAGACAACCATATACACAAGGGTTTCTGCAAATATATCAAAGATAGAACAATACATATTCAATCCTGTATATGTTCTGATCATGTAGAAGGGCTCTGGCGTTCTCATGGTACACTATCTCAAAGAATCTTCCTGGTTTTCTGTACTTCTCGTATGTTTGTAGCTGCAGTAGCCTGGTGTCTGTCTCGTCAGCTGCAACTGCATGAAGCTGAAGCATGTCCAAACAATAATCAGTacagggaaaaaaaaaaaaaaggatagagAAAACTGGAAAAGCTTACATGCTTGACAAACTTCTGAACTAGCTTGTCCAATGTGAAGAGAATATATGATTGTGCTCCAATAATAGCCCGGCATTCATCTTCAAACTTTGTGTTATCACTCGAGCCATCAAGTAAATTATAGAGGGCATCCATGAACCTGTGCTTCAAAATTCATCAGTAAGGAAAAAGAACTATTGTTTCAATTTAAAACTACCAATACTCACCTGGTATAAGAATCAGGAGATGTGTTATCTGGATCTGGAGCTTTCCATTTCCTCTCTGAATGTATCTTTGCAGATAGTATTCTCTCGTACAACAtctggaaaaataaataaaagaacagATTTAAAGGTTTGAACTTAATTGACTTTTTGAGGAACATAAGAAGCTTGTTCTTACTTGATGAAGCCTGAAAAGAACATAAAATGAATCATTCCCATAGAAAACTCGAGAAGCATTGGGGGAGTCATGTAGTGCCACAGGAACATGCTTTGCAAGGGGCTTTACAGGTTGCAGAGACCGTTCTGAAAATCTGGAAAAGGATTCACCAAGCTGGTCACAATTCATAGGTCTTTTATGCTCTTCATCTAAAGAAACTTGGCCACCGAACTTGCTTCCTGAAGCAATATCTTTAGAGGCGTTTTCATTCGCTTCTATTAACTTTAGAGTAGTTTTACTTCCATCATCTTCAGGGGAAGTATTACTTCTTACATTGTCTGGCAGTTTCTGCACAGACTCGACGCCATTGTCTCTATAAACCTCAGAGTTGTCATGCTCAAAACTTTCGGTGGGAGATAACTCACCCTCTTCTCGCTCAACCTTATGCTCGGTATTCATAGCTGCACCAGCATGCAGTTTATCTTGCGCAAAAGAGCTTCCTATTGTTGGACTTTCTTTATTGGGTGTTTTTGGAGGTGTTAGCGGTTTAAGGTTTGAGACAGGAGAACTGTCACGGGTGTGGTCTTTCACTGCCTCACGCTGCTCTTGGTTGTCTTTGGACTTTGCAACATCTATCACTGTCTCATCAGTTTGAGACCTAGAAGGAACGCCAAACATGGGCTCCAAAAAGGTTACCCACAGCTTCATTACTTTATCCGACTGTTCCGTAGCACATATCTCTTCACAATAATACTTGATTAGTTGATAAAGGTCAGCATGAACTTGTGTATCAGTGTAACTGAACTCCACATCAGGGGTGAAAGAGGGCTTAGTTCCCACAGCAATGGCATGAAGAGGATCTTCTTTATGCTTTCTGTCACTGATATCTTTTATTTCCGCCACTAAACCTGCATTTAGGACACAACAGACATTAAAAGTGATACAAAGACattctctttgtcttcttcaaCCTAATTTAAGTatgtaatatataaacaaaatgaaCTTATATTTGGAGTGATAAAACCATAAGAAAACATACCTTTTGTGCTTAGGTTCTTGGAGTCCTGCTGCTTGAAATAGAAGCTTCGGTGATCTAGTGATTTGTGATGATTCTTAGCATATACTTCAGCCCATACTTTCCTGAAATCAGAGCGACACCTAGCCCATTCTTCTTGCTTCTGCTTCAGGCGAGTTAGTATCACCGGTAAGGCAACATGAGAATTCTTCTTCAGAAAATCCATGACGTCAAGCCCATAATCTCCGTACAATCGCTCAATGCATCTTAGGTTCAGTTCTATTAAATCATTATCACATTTAAATGCATTAGCCCCAGTGAGAATATATTAGAGATAAAAATAGCACAACCAGAATTGATCAAGTAACTACTTGCCTGATAAGTGTTCTTTGATACATATTGGTGTCTCTAGAGAGATTGTGTTGTTATTGATCTTCTCAAGAAGAGCTTCCACACGGTTAATGGCTGCATTCACAGACTCTAATAACATGTCCAACTCAAACCTAAAACAATATCAGGACATTAAAtttccacaaaattttcagacATATAGAAACCAAATATAGTATGGCTTACCTGTCATCCTCGCATCGAAACAAGCTTTCTTCGTACTGGTTTTTACGCATGTGTTTGAATGAGTAGTCCTCACTCCCCGATGTGACAGATACCCAGTGATCGTTAAGTACCTTTTCACCTAGTGTATTTCTGTAGCTTGGGATCTGAATAAGATACTACCCACAGGAGAAAGCCAAAACAAATGATCATAAGAACACTAAAATGAAGTCTCATAGATCAAAACTATTTAAAGGTTTAAGAGGCGCTCACATCATCTGGAAGGAGACGATAACTTGGAGAACATTGTGCACACTCAGAAAGATCCAGTTCATTAATACCCTTGGCCACATGGTTGCTGGTAGATGGTAGAATTTTGTGACTTCCATTGTCTTTACTGCCATTTTCATAATCTTGAATACCCTCTTTGTCCCCTACCTTCAGGTATCCTGGCCATTGACCTTGATTGATAAGACAAGATTGACCATAGTAAAAAATATGACGATATGTCTCacagatatatataaaattccttttataaaaaaattactgaAAAGTGGAAGacatatatttgtaattttgcTCTCAGCAGGCGCTGAGCCAAGccttaataaacaaaaatgctACAGGTGATTCAAAATACTCAATTACCAGCAGAGCAAGCCACAAGGTTCTCGTCACCATCTTCTCGTTGATCTGAGTGTTCAGTATACTCATTCCGTATTTTTATTCTCTGTGGCAGATAAAGAGTCCGTATTAACATCTCAAACTGTGAACTATCGAGTTTAACATAGTTTCTCTCATCCGTTAGCTATATACAaccattttcattttcttaaattGTCACTCTAAGCACAACTAGCGAAAGGATGTTAATACTTTCCAAACTAAGCATGCATAGCCACAAAgaaagctttcaaaaaaaaaaaaaagctttagaAAGGTGAATTAAGAGAAACCTTCTCAAAATTCCTTGGATGCATGGCAGGAACTGGAGCACCTGGTACTGCGTTCCTTCCGGACAGAGGGTAATGAGCAGAACCTGATCCTGAATTATCAGGTAAGAAATGGGCAAACTCCGCAAGCAGATCTTCATGGTCCTGGAACAACAGAGTAACCTGTACAGcagataaaaatcagaaaaaggCAGAGGAAATCAATAGTACATACAAATTTACTGTAAACACACACCTCTTGATAAACATCAGAGATGGACTTGCTTTCCTTTCTATACATGTTCAAGATGTCTAGAAACTTTTTATATGCACGGTCATCACTCCCAAACCGCGCCTGCAGAAATAAACGTTTAACTGGTTTAAATCTATAACTAAATTGGTATATAATTCTACAACATTAGATACATACCTTGATCTTGTTAACAAACTCAATAGCTTCTCCAAAATCAACTGTCTTCTTCTCCGGAAGGGTTATCTTGTACCCTTTGGGCAAGAAGGTATTAAACCCCAAAAGCAAGTCATCATAGCCCTTGAACAACACTCTTACTCTCGCTATGACACCACTTGTGTCAACTCTAACAAACCAACACGAGACAACCAAGAAACTAAGCAAAACAAGACAGaccaaaaaatggaaagagaCAAAGAAGGGTATATTAATTACCTCTGAGCTTTAAAGTCCTTCATGACTTCAAGGAAAGTGTCATACTTGTCTTTCTTGTCCTGAAATATATCTTTGACAGCTTTGAGGTAGCTCAAGGCATCACCTGTTGTCAGCCCTCCCGTGTTTCCTCCTCCACCAATCGTTAGGGGCTTACCATTTCTGCATCACACAAACTTATaaagttagtttcttttccGCATTTAAcatgaagaaaaatcaaaattaattttgtacggAAAAAAGCAGAATTTgaattaaaaagacaaatcaGGCAAATTAGGATTCAGAACAGACAAAGAACTTACGTTTCAACGTAGACCTCTTCTCTAACCCTCTTCATCTCTTTTTGATTTCtaacacaaaaaaaaggaacaaagaTTAACACGCTTCGCTGTGCCCTGAAACAAATCGAAGTCGGAGAAGCAAACCAAATTCGAATTATTATCTAACCTTCTTCACTGTAACAGATAGAGACCAGATCTATCGAACAAGAATCAAAGACgagaaacagaagaagaagaagaagaaaagtaaGAGAAggatatttttggatatttgaaACCGTGTTGAGAGACCGGATCACATTATTCAAAGGGGACAGAGACAACTTCTGAAGAAGATAAAACTTACATAGAAGCGACGGAGGAGAGTGGATCGCCGCCCTGAGTTTTCCGAAAGAGAAAAGGGATAACGAATCTTTCACACGAGAGAGGAAGTAAACGGACAAGGTTGCTTCTGCTTTggatttctctctctctctctctctctctaatctctttctctctttgtcTCTGAGAAGAAAGAAATAGTTTTCGGGGGAAGAGAATGAGGTTACCCGTAGAAACCAAAGGCTAAAAAGCTCGAGCAAGAGAGGGAAGAGAAGCGCCTGTGAATGTTAATGActtaatgtatgtgtatgtgtatctgtatgtgtgtgtgtgtatgtgtatgtgtaaagctttttttttatctatgtaTAACCTTTGGAACCAAGCAGATGGTTTTGAATGGGATTTTGATAATTTCTAGGCaggggcattcggggtcccaatcgggtttcggttttatccattcgggttttggtttttcggatttattaaaatcagctccattcgggttatataaaaGTCAGTTCGGGACCggtcgggttctatcgggttcggatcggggttagtaaatcttcaaagaaccggtataacCCATTAATGtattttcgggttcgggttcCAATCGGCTCTTCGGttttaaaatacctgatttgtacctattttgtaactaaaacataaatgaaatcggttctttggatttaaaatacatgatttgtacatattttaatagccaaaacataagtaaaatcgattcaaaaataagaaaaaacatcaaacatgatcattcaaaatcaagcgaaagataatcatagttagtgatagaaagaaaaccggataaatgaaatcataaaacaaaaacttagttctcatgaaatgaaaaacattattcaatgaaaacaaaaccaaaatctaaaaatttcagGCTTCAACCGCTACATtccaccatcaaccttcatgtaacagataattattttagaagttcaatcatatttggtagaagttctttttgtgattttaaatgtttcgggttctatcggatatccatttaggttcggttcggataatattcataatccaaaataccaaaaaacaagatccgttcggtatttatgtcgggttcggatcggttcggattcatttttatcggattgggttcggtttatttgcccagccctaataATTTCTCTAAGTTTTATTATAGAGTTGTATCCGCGCTTTccgcggttttttttttttggcaacccCGCGGATTGTTAGTTGTTTTAAAAGAGATAGAGTTTGTGTGAGTTGACAGTTGAGGGTGGTATAACCGAAAAAAGGGTGGTACCAAGTTTATGTTGGTAGCAAGATATATCCGTTGACGTACCtgtttttgtatttgtttgttACAGACGCTGTGTGAATGTTGCTTGACGAACTTCTCACAGCTTGAGCTTTGAGTACAGCAGACGGATTCGTGTTACAGCCATCAGATGGTGGAGGTTTCTTCTTAACCATTTGCAAAGGAATTGAGGTGTGTTCCAAGCCAGAACAGGGCTGATCCTTCGCTTTGTGAAAACCTTTAACTTGAGGGTATTCCATCTGTTTGTTGTCTGAGATTAGTTTTCTTGGCTTTATGTATGTCTTATGTGCTGAAGTAGTTTATTAGTAACTGCTAGGGCTGGACAAAATATCTAGAACCGAAGAACCAAACTGATCCGAAAATCAGAGTCCCGAACCCGATTGGACCCGGGATAAATA
This genomic stretch from Brassica napus cultivar Da-Ae chromosome C9, Da-Ae, whole genome shotgun sequence harbors:
- the LOC111210005 gene encoding paired amphipathic helix protein Sin3-like 5 isoform X3, producing the protein MKRVREEVYVETNGKPLTIGGGGNTGGLTTGDALSYLKAVKDIFQDKKDKYDTFLEVMKDFKAQRVDTSGVIARVRVLFKGYDDLLLGFNTFLPKGYKITLPEKKTVDFGEAIEFVNKIKARFGSDDRAYKKFLDILNMYRKESKSISDVYQEVTLLFQDHEDLLAEFAHFLPDNSGSGSAHYPLSGRNAVPGAPVPAMHPRNFEKRIKIRNEYTEHSDQREDGDENLVACSAGQWPGYLKVGDKEGIQDYENGSKDNGSHKILPSTSNHVAKGINELDLSECAQCSPSYRLLPDDYLIQIPSYRNTLGEKVLNDHWVSVTSGSEDYSFKHMRKNQYEESLFRCEDDRFELDMLLESVNAAINRVEALLEKINNNTISLETPICIKEHLSELNLRCIERLYGDYGLDVMDFLKKNSHVALPVILTRLKQKQEEWARCRSDFRKVWAEVYAKNHHKSLDHRSFYFKQQDSKNLSTKGLVAEIKDISDRKHKEDPLHAIAVGTKPSFTPDVEFSYTDTQVHADLYQLIKYYCEEICATEQSDKVMKLWVTFLEPMFGVPSRSQTDETVIDVAKSKDNQEQREAVKDHTRDSSPVSNLKPLTPPKTPNKESPTIGSSFAQDKLHAGAAMNTEHKVEREEGELSPTESFEHDNSEVYRDNGVESVQKLPDNVRSNTSPEDDGSKTTLKLIEANENASKDIASGSKFGGQVSLDEEHKRPMNCDQLGESFSRFSERSLQPVKPLAKHVPVALHDSPNASRVFYGNDSFYVLFRLHQMLYERILSAKIHSERKWKAPDPDNTSPDSYTRFMDALYNLLDGSSDNTKFEDECRAIIGAQSYILFTLDKLVQKFVKHLHAVAADETDTRLLQLQTYEKYRKPGRFFEIVYHENARALLHDQNIYRIEYSSAQTRLAIQLMNSGNDQPEVTAVAVEPGFANYLQNEFLSLVPDEEKPGLFLKRNKAKMSGPDESSGMSRAMEGLKIINEVECKMCCSSSKVKYEPNTSDLLYRSKQKKPKLNPNGLDNDKTTPSSTEISRKTRISRFHTSLNRRLVALRPLP
- the LOC111210005 gene encoding paired amphipathic helix protein Sin3-like 5 isoform X2; its protein translation is MAQRSVLIFVPFFCVRNQKEMKRVREEVYVETNGKPLTIGGGGNTGGLTTGDALSYLKAVKDIFQDKKDKYDTFLEVMKDFKAQRVDTSGVIARVRVLFKGYDDLLLGFNTFLPKGYKITLPEKKTVDFGEAIEFVNKIKARFGSDDRAYKKFLDILNMYRKESKSISDVYQEVTLLFQDHEDLLAEFAHFLPDNSGSGSAHYPLSGRNAVPGAPVPAMHPRNFEKRIKIRNEYTEHSDQREDGDENLVACSAGYLKVGDKEGIQDYENGSKDNGSHKILPSTSNHVAKGINELDLSECAQCSPSYRLLPDDYLIQIPSYRNTLGEKVLNDHWVSVTSGSEDYSFKHMRKNQYEESLFRCEDDRFELDMLLESVNAAINRVEALLEKINNNTISLETPICIKEHLSELNLRCIERLYGDYGLDVMDFLKKNSHVALPVILTRLKQKQEEWARCRSDFRKVWAEVYAKNHHKSLDHRSFYFKQQDSKNLSTKGLVAEIKDISDRKHKEDPLHAIAVGTKPSFTPDVEFSYTDTQVHADLYQLIKYYCEEICATEQSDKVMKLWVTFLEPMFGVPSRSQTDETVIDVAKSKDNQEQREAVKDHTRDSSPVSNLKPLTPPKTPNKESPTIGSSFAQDKLHAGAAMNTEHKVEREEGELSPTESFEHDNSEVYRDNGVESVQKLPDNVRSNTSPEDDGSKTTLKLIEANENASKDIASGSKFGGQVSLDEEHKRPMNCDQLGESFSRFSERSLQPVKPLAKHVPVALHDSPNASRVFYGNDSFYVLFRLHQMLYERILSAKIHSERKWKAPDPDNTSPDSYTRFMDALYNLLDGSSDNTKFEDECRAIIGAQSYILFTLDKLVQKFVKHLHAVAADETDTRLLQLQTYEKYRKPGRFFEIVYHENARALLHDQNIYRIEYSSAQTRLAIQLMNSGNDQPEVTAVAVEPGFANYLQNEFLSLVPDEEKPGLFLKRNKAKMSGPDESSGMSRAMEGLKIINEVECKMCCSSSKVKYEPNTSDLLYRSKQKKPKLNPNGLDNDKTTPSSTEISRKTRISRFHTSLNRRLVALRPLP
- the LOC111210005 gene encoding paired amphipathic helix protein Sin3-like 5 isoform X1; amino-acid sequence: MAQRSVLIFVPFFCVRNQKEMKRVREEVYVETNGKPLTIGGGGNTGGLTTGDALSYLKAVKDIFQDKKDKYDTFLEVMKDFKAQRVDTSGVIARVRVLFKGYDDLLLGFNTFLPKGYKITLPEKKTVDFGEAIEFVNKIKARFGSDDRAYKKFLDILNMYRKESKSISDVYQEVTLLFQDHEDLLAEFAHFLPDNSGSGSAHYPLSGRNAVPGAPVPAMHPRNFEKRIKIRNEYTEHSDQREDGDENLVACSAGQWPGYLKVGDKEGIQDYENGSKDNGSHKILPSTSNHVAKGINELDLSECAQCSPSYRLLPDDYLIQIPSYRNTLGEKVLNDHWVSVTSGSEDYSFKHMRKNQYEESLFRCEDDRFELDMLLESVNAAINRVEALLEKINNNTISLETPICIKEHLSELNLRCIERLYGDYGLDVMDFLKKNSHVALPVILTRLKQKQEEWARCRSDFRKVWAEVYAKNHHKSLDHRSFYFKQQDSKNLSTKGLVAEIKDISDRKHKEDPLHAIAVGTKPSFTPDVEFSYTDTQVHADLYQLIKYYCEEICATEQSDKVMKLWVTFLEPMFGVPSRSQTDETVIDVAKSKDNQEQREAVKDHTRDSSPVSNLKPLTPPKTPNKESPTIGSSFAQDKLHAGAAMNTEHKVEREEGELSPTESFEHDNSEVYRDNGVESVQKLPDNVRSNTSPEDDGSKTTLKLIEANENASKDIASGSKFGGQVSLDEEHKRPMNCDQLGESFSRFSERSLQPVKPLAKHVPVALHDSPNASRVFYGNDSFYVLFRLHQMLYERILSAKIHSERKWKAPDPDNTSPDSYTRFMDALYNLLDGSSDNTKFEDECRAIIGAQSYILFTLDKLVQKFVKHLHAVAADETDTRLLQLQTYEKYRKPGRFFEIVYHENARALLHDQNIYRIEYSSAQTRLAIQLMNSGNDQPEVTAVAVEPGFANYLQNEFLSLVPDEEKPGLFLKRNKAKMSGPDESSGMSRAMEGLKIINEVECKMCCSSSKVKYEPNTSDLLYRSKQKKPKLNPNGLDNDKTTPSSTEISRKTRISRFHTSLNRRLVALRPLP